The proteins below are encoded in one region of Alicyclobacillus acidoterrestris:
- a CDS encoding YolD-like family protein, with product MKIDEGNVFELMRLVLPEHRGAMNQYQTARAIRKKPVLSQQEWEDMSFVISDAIESGSSVRLTLFGPFENEVWEGVPVIYAGQLHIVIDDERRRLPVERLIAVTTSN from the coding sequence GTGAAAATCGATGAGGGGAACGTGTTTGAGCTAATGAGGCTAGTGCTCCCGGAACACCGCGGCGCCATGAACCAATATCAAACGGCTAGGGCAATCCGTAAAAAACCCGTGTTGTCACAACAAGAGTGGGAAGATATGTCATTTGTCATTAGTGATGCAATTGAATCTGGATCGTCCGTGCGCCTCACCTTGTTTGGGCCATTTGAAAATGAAGTATGGGAAGGCGTACCAGTGATATACGCTGGTCAACTACACATAGTCATTGATGACGAACGCCGGCGTTTGCCTGTTGAGCGGCTTATTGCTGTTACAACTTCGAACTAG
- a CDS encoding DNA polymerase IV — protein sequence MKWIYGLCDMQSFYASCEVASRPEFAARRKEFDDSTDPPLVVSGDPTRRSGIVLAATPTAKNFGVSNAMRLGEAQRLVPGLIVVRPRMGFYLETSVRIQETMRLHFPLQEQFSVDEGFFALPADSPLFPDPIEAARKLQAKIWDTFRIRCRIGLGPNKWVAKMTNAKAKKTPGGIVWWKENDIPTQLHPLKVEEMWGLKKRAETLRREFKVDTIGDVARIPVGQLRARFGVWGDVIHRWSHGQDISEINPNSYHAPHKGFSHRTTLPRDFYERSEVAVVILELLDEVCYRLRRANQHGRRVGLGVTYERMEGGFWKAKTLSRHTNSPEELYPELLALLDRYWDTRSGVRAVSVAVDMLQFTDALQLSLFDDVPKRKDLYATVDKIHERFGETALMRAVSLTKAGQLRDRSSKIGGHYA from the coding sequence ATGAAATGGATATACGGCTTGTGTGATATGCAGAGCTTCTATGCATCGTGTGAGGTAGCATCGAGGCCGGAGTTCGCCGCTCGCCGCAAGGAGTTTGACGATTCGACCGACCCGCCGTTAGTGGTATCTGGGGACCCGACTAGACGCAGCGGCATCGTGCTGGCCGCCACGCCGACCGCTAAGAATTTTGGTGTAAGTAATGCCATGCGACTCGGTGAGGCACAACGTCTCGTCCCAGGACTCATTGTTGTCCGTCCGCGCATGGGATTTTATCTTGAGACGTCCGTGCGTATTCAGGAGACCATGCGACTGCATTTTCCACTGCAGGAGCAGTTCAGCGTTGACGAGGGCTTTTTCGCGCTGCCCGCCGATTCGCCGTTGTTTCCAGATCCGATTGAGGCAGCGCGTAAGCTTCAGGCAAAGATATGGGACACTTTCCGTATCCGCTGCCGTATTGGGCTGGGGCCGAATAAATGGGTGGCCAAGATGACCAACGCAAAGGCAAAGAAAACGCCTGGTGGCATCGTATGGTGGAAAGAGAATGACATACCTACACAGCTCCACCCACTTAAAGTCGAAGAGATGTGGGGGCTTAAAAAGCGTGCTGAAACGCTCCGGCGTGAGTTCAAGGTCGACACAATTGGTGATGTGGCGCGGATACCGGTTGGACAGCTACGGGCACGCTTTGGCGTGTGGGGCGACGTTATTCACCGATGGTCCCATGGTCAAGACATCAGTGAAATCAATCCAAACAGCTACCATGCGCCTCACAAGGGGTTTTCGCATCGTACAACGCTGCCAAGGGACTTTTATGAGCGTTCCGAGGTCGCAGTGGTCATTTTGGAACTGCTCGATGAGGTTTGCTATCGCCTGCGCCGCGCCAATCAGCATGGCCGACGTGTCGGTTTAGGCGTGACCTATGAGCGCATGGAAGGTGGCTTCTGGAAGGCGAAGACCCTGTCACGTCACACGAATTCTCCGGAGGAATTGTACCCGGAACTCTTGGCCCTCCTCGACCGCTATTGGGACACTCGCTCAGGTGTGCGCGCGGTGAGCGTTGCCGTGGATATGTTGCAGTTTACGGACGCACTCCAGTTGTCACTGTTTGATGACGTCCCAAAGCGCAAAGACCTATACGCCACGGTGGATAAGATCCATGAGCGGTTCGGCGAGACGGCGCTAATGCGGGCGGTGAGCCTGACAAAGGCTGGTCAGTTGCGGGACCGTAGCTCCAAGATAGGCGGCCACTATGCGTAA